A portion of the Daphnia magna isolate NIES linkage group LG4, ASM2063170v1.1, whole genome shotgun sequence genome contains these proteins:
- the LOC123471265 gene encoding uncharacterized protein LOC123471265, whose protein sequence is MFIIIGMLTEKEFFTRGAGYIGSPCVVELMELAIWLFLARSLGRLAASGSDSIQLSRVIKEITLTLPRNKSLERIIHYTVAKKLKAKKLNLKNRAKKRPIDNSPSKDSSSSSFRADKEKSKLQKELLSLQSSLCLKLSQPTKKGPVKTYTKQVEKLELHVHEYTL, encoded by the exons atgtttattattatagGTATGTTGACTGAAAAGGAGTTTTTCACTAGAGGAGCTGGGTATATCGGAAGCCCCTGTGTAGTTGAGCTTATGGAACTGGCTATCTGGTTATTTCTTGCGAGAAGTTTGGGAAGATTGGCTGCTTCTGGAAGTGATAGCATTCAGTTAAG CCgagtaataaaagaaataaccTTAACATTGCCAAGGAATAAGTCATTGGAAAGAATAATTCACTATACAGTAGCGAAGAAGTTAAAG GCGAAGAAGTTAAATCTCAAGAACAGAGCTAAGAAACGCCCAATTGATAATTCTCCTAGCAAAGATTCATCAAGTAGTTCATTCAGGGCTGATAAAGAGAAGTCAAAGTTGCAGAAGGAGCTGTTGTCTCTGCAGTCGAGCTTATGTCTCAAGTTGAGTCAGCCTACAAAGAAAGG gCCAGTTAAAACGTACACCAAGCAAGTAGAAAAGTTAGAGTTGCACGTTCATGAGTACACACTCTAA
- the LOC123471340 gene encoding uncharacterized protein LOC123471340: MAYQTTKSGTCYPSEEQESQNFVCYPNWKGIYSDIGTPASALQAPLNYHVVLTTEPDADGGVQTRFPETSYVEYDVVDLLTETGPVPNFDAIRQMEGAQVQVEQDEISNTRRRISTRLEDEISNSRRLSNKRTSSEEKNYENHPGISQLVNLSGDEESEWEGQAESHPKAGSSKVAKRICGPAELGNKSVPDSPNSTPEEDYDHQLSPIKLSMKEASATEENGEAESRYQQKVLQALRSILDVLKSMRNEKASCETVMKDNMEHFKKVVKSQLSLPILVPEEVAVLNAALCDMELSISLCAVQIHNLRTLGSKNQIAKAVLLAIFSRSLCSKIQWKKRGKDLRFAFGHLINLNAVFGVVINSVLAIHKRPSLPMSMMTEVIQKARRFIGYEYSQSITKSACAAATENQVDDDDAAITKADKETIMAIDQRMVQLNKALIEYDAQHEQPPKKRNSV, encoded by the exons ATGGCATATCAAACAACAAAGAGTGGAACGTGTTATCCCTCAGAAGAACaa GAAAGCCAGAATTTTGTTTGCTATCCGAACTGGAAGGGGATATATAGTGATATTGGTACTCCTGCCAGTGCTCTTCAAGCGCCATTAAATTATCACGTTGTTCTTACAACAGAACCTGATGCAGATGGAGGCGTGCAGAC gcgTTTTCCTGAAACTTCCTATGTGGAATACGACGTAGTCGATTTGTTAACGGAAACCGGCCCAG TGCCAAATTTCGACGCCATAAGACAGATGGAAGGCGCTCAAGTCCAAGTAGAACAAGACGAGATATCTAATACGAGACGACGGATATCGACGAGACTAGAAGACGAGATATCTAACTCAAGACGGTTATCAAATAAACGAACATCTtccgaagaaaaaaattatgaaaaccaTCCTGGCATTTCACAGCTAGTAAATTTGTCAGGTGACGAAGAATCGGAATGGGAAGGTCAAGCTGAATCGCATCCAAAGGCAGGATCATCGAAGGTAGCGAAGCGAATTTGTGGCCCTGCTGAATTAGGTAACAAAAGTGTTCCAGATTCTCCTAATTCTACCCCCGAGGAGGATTATGATCATCAATTGTCACCTATTAAGTTATCAATGAAGGAAGCCTCTGCAACAG AGGAAAATGGAGAAGCAGAATCTCGTTATCAACAAAAAGTCCTACAGGCTTTACGTTCAATTTTGGATGTACTGAAATCTATGCGAAATGAAAAGGCATCGTGCGAAACTGTGATGAAGGATAACATGGAACACTTCAAAAAAGTAGTAAAGTCACAGCTTTCCTTGCCAATCCTAGTTCCAGAGGAAGTAGCTGTTCTCAACGCTGCTCTATGTGACATGGAGCTTTCCATCTCTCTG TGTGCTGTTCAGATTCATAATCTGAGAACATTGGGGTCGAAAAACCAAATCGCCAAAGCAGTCTTACTAGCGATTTTTAGCAGATCTCTTTGCTCTAAGATCCAATGGAAGAAACGAGGCAAAGATTTAAGATTTGCATTTGGCCACTTGATAAATTTGAATGCAGTTTTTGGAG TTGTCATTAATAGCGTACTGGCAATTCACAAGCGACCCTCCCTGCCTATGTCAATGATGACCGAAGTTATTCAAAAAGCTCGGAGATTTATTGGGTACGAATACAGCCAGTCCATAACTAAGTCCGCGTGTGCAGCGGCAACTGAAAACCAAGTTGATGACGATGATGCAGCAATAACTAAAGCTGACAAGGAAACGATCATGGCTATCGACCAACGGATGGTGCAGTTGAATAAAGCTCTTATTGAGTACGATGCGCAACACGAGCAGCCCCCCAAAAAACGTAACTCTGtgtaa
- the LOC123471422 gene encoding LOW QUALITY PROTEIN: uncharacterized protein LOC123471422 (The sequence of the model RefSeq protein was modified relative to this genomic sequence to represent the inferred CDS: deleted 1 base in 1 codon), whose amino-acid sequence METVLFENEAQLLEQNEQPGNEQMTLIKILRHFAAYTNQKQIHLTYLLKLLKLYEPIPYYSLLPSTGQELMHVDGSDWPTSTNNAQKSRQLPSAVSINDGKYVHFGLENALSGNSAGLIHRDADLMQFVDLYYKNASILPKNLQKEIEAFDVYSITEKAKATLRGEKIVVPELCLEKTPHFNIDINIDEAKLNEDENAPTITPILGRIHSIQSDAKSLDNITLLETSVFIIGFYVGKGKPTDIHRFLQDLIRELSHLSPSNENIADINERCCTASLRCVIADGPMRSFLKRTKGHSGYWCCDRCIQKGEMVNRTILLRNVNAPARTDADFLTYHVNDYSIDEHLKDPKDVSPFLNVNLPMVSGFVIDPMHTVIEGAFGRRLEGFVFVPAEGKLTSTQIAEANKRIKFFHLCRPYGFDRFVDKLEKCKNYKIHVKRNILYYLLFPLFKGILSENDLEHIMLLQYGMMLLGSFNGEPVPKERILKAKNILDRYSVELTEREIPCRFVSHQVSHVWQDSENFQCGIETLSAFPFESFQVFFRRCIRSGNLQAEQIRNRCVEKSKYQLPTTSCGTIIETKVQLMLEGIKNNSRVLKYCNKGGRWPKKIFFNNFVLTHLFPNNIFLDNQKSAFVCVDILACSGMELVEIVARKFVSLENAHVQPYRSSDHNIFSAHTLSAPTFFRYPSQVFCKMMALPLNPTPPISFENEELRWYLVPLLHTSDNFN is encoded by the exons ATGGAAACTGTCCTATTTGAGAACGAAGCCCAATTACTGGAACAGAATGAACAGCCTGGAAATGAGCAAATGACTTTAATAAAGATTTTACGGCATTTTGCAGCTTAcacaaatcaaaaacaaatacacCTAACGTATCTACTCAAATTACTGAAGCTGTATGAGCCTATTCCATATTATTCTTTGTTACCAAGCACTGGACAAGAACTTATGCATGTGGATGGAAGCGATTGGCCCACTTCAACAAATAATGCACAAAAATCAAGACAGTTGCCATCTGCTGTATCAATTAATGATGGAAAATATGTACATTTCGGCTTAGAAAATGCCTTAAGTGGAAATTCTGCTGGACTCATCCATCGCGACGCAGATTTGATGCAATTTGTTGATTTGTACTATAAAAATGCAAGTATTCTTCccaaaaatttgcaaaaag AGATTGAAGCATTTGACGTTTACTCAATTACGGAGAAAGCTAAAGCCACTCTACGAGGAGAAAAAATTGTAGTTCCTGAATTGTGTTTGGAGAAAACCCCTCATTTCAACATAGATATCAACATCGACGAAGCCAAGCTAAACGAAGACGAAAATGCTCCTACGATAACACCTATTCTTGGAAGAATTCACTCAATTCAGTCAGATGCAAAAAGTCTTGACAACATCACTCTTTTGGAGACTTCAGTTTTCATCATCGGTTTTTATGTTGGAAAGGGTAAGCCTACCGATATTCACAGATTTCTTCAAGACCTTATTCGTGAACTTTCTCACCTTTCCCcttcaaatgaaaacattgCCGACATAAATGAGCGTTGCTGCACAGCTTCACTTCGTTGTGTCATTGCTGATGGTCCAATGAGATCTTTTCTTAAAAGAACTAAAGGGCATTCCGGTTATTGGTGTTGTGACCGTTGTATTCAGAAAGGTGAAATGGTTAATCGAACTATCTTACTACGAAATGTCAATGCCCCTGCTAGAACCGATGCAGATTTCTTGACTTATCATGTCAACGATTATTCTATTGATGAACACTTGAAAGACCCAAAAGATGTTAGTCCTTTCCTCAATGTAAATTTGCCAATGGTATCAGGCTTTGTCATTGATCCTATGCATACTGTTATCGAGGGTGCCTTTGGCCGACGTTTAGAGGGATTTGTATTCGTA CCAGCCGAGGGCAAACTTACAAGCACACAGATAGCTGAAGCCAACAAACGAATCAAGTTCTTTCACTTGTGCCGACCATACGGATTTGACCGTTTTGTTGACAAGCTGGAAAAATGCAAGAACTATAAGATTCATGTGAAACGTAACATTCTCTATTATCTATTATTTCCTCTCTTCAAGGGAATTCTCAGTGAAAATGACCTCGAACATATTATGTTGTTACAATATGGCATGATGTTATTGGGGTCTTTCAATGGAGAACCCGttccaaaagaaagaattttaaaGGCCAAAAACATCTTAGATAGATATTCTGTGGAGCTGACTGAGAGAGAAATACCTTGTCGATTTGTCAGCCATCAAGTTTCTCATGTGTGGCAGGATTCAGAAAACTTTCAATGCGGGATTGAAACTCTGAGTGCATTCCCTTTCGAGAGTTTCCAAGTTTTCTTTCGAAGATGTATAAGAAGTGGAAATCTCCAAGCTGAACAGATACGTAACAGATGTGTTGAAAAGTCTAAGTACCAACTCCCGACAACTTCATGTGGAACTATTATTGAGACTAAAGTACAATTAATGCTggaaggaataaaaaataacagcaGGGTACTTAAATATTGCAATAAGGGAGGTCGATGgcctaaaaaaatttttttcaataactttGTCTTGACTCATTTATTCCCCAATAATATTTTTCTCGATAACCAAAAATCTGCCTTCGTTTGTGTTGACATTCTTGCGTGTAGTGGTATGGAATTAGTTGAAATTGTTGCACGTAAATTTGTATCTCTTGAAAATGCCCATGTTCAGCCATATCGATCGTCAGATCACAACATATTTTCTGCTCATACCCTCAGTGCGCCTACATTTTTCCGCTATCCTTCACAAGTATTTTGTAAAATGATGGCTCTTCCTCTTAATCCAACTCCACCAatatcttttgaaaatgagGAATTACGTTGGTATTTAGTTCCTCTGTTGCATACATCTGATAATTTCAACTAA